The following proteins come from a genomic window of Pyxidicoccus sp. MSG2:
- a CDS encoding DMT family transporter, with product MMNAFLFILVVLVWGTTWIMTRLQLGVVDVEASIAYRFVIASAVLLAILKARGLPMRFRQVDHVFIAAQGLCLFCLNSLAGYNATRLLPSGLVAVVLSTVVLLNIAGLSLFFREPVKPRLLLGALLAIAGLGFVFRGDVTGFDTTWAHLKGGALALLAALLVAAGNMLAVRNRRHGLPVAQTTGLSMLYGAAASISSVWLSGRTFGFDASLPYVGSLLYLAIIGTAVIFTCYLVLLERMGADRAAYVSVLYPVVALGISTLFEGYVWSSSAIGGLVLLLGGNALALLPQAWPVRLRALS from the coding sequence ATGATGAATGCCTTCCTCTTCATCCTGGTCGTCCTCGTCTGGGGCACGACGTGGATCATGACCCGACTCCAGTTGGGGGTGGTGGATGTGGAGGCCTCCATTGCATACCGCTTCGTGATTGCGAGCGCCGTGCTCCTCGCCATCCTCAAGGCGCGCGGGCTGCCCATGCGCTTCCGCCAGGTGGACCATGTCTTCATCGCCGCGCAGGGGCTCTGTCTCTTCTGCCTCAACAGCCTGGCGGGCTACAACGCGACCCGGCTCCTGCCCTCCGGGCTCGTGGCCGTCGTCCTCTCCACGGTGGTCCTGCTGAACATCGCCGGGCTCTCGCTCTTCTTCCGCGAGCCCGTCAAGCCACGGCTCCTGTTGGGCGCCCTGCTCGCCATCGCCGGACTCGGATTCGTGTTCCGCGGCGACGTGACGGGCTTCGACACCACGTGGGCCCACCTCAAGGGTGGCGCCCTGGCGCTGCTCGCGGCCCTGCTGGTCGCGGCCGGCAACATGCTCGCCGTCCGCAACCGCCGCCACGGGCTGCCCGTGGCGCAGACCACCGGCCTGTCCATGCTCTATGGGGCCGCGGCCTCCATCAGCTCGGTCTGGCTGTCGGGGCGGACCTTCGGCTTCGACGCTTCCCTGCCCTACGTGGGCTCCCTGCTCTACCTGGCCATCATCGGGACCGCGGTCATCTTCACCTGCTACCTCGTCCTGCTGGAGCGGATGGGCGCGGACCGGGCCGCCTACGTGAGCGTGCTCTACCCCGTCGTCGCCCTGGGCATCTCCACGCTGTTCGAGGGCTACGTGTGGTCCTCGTCGGCGATTGGCGGGCTCGTGCTGTTGCTGGGCGGAAATGCCCTCGCGCTGCTCCCGCAAGCCTGGCCCGTGCGCCTGCGCGCCCTGTCGTGA
- a CDS encoding bifunctional transcriptional activator/DNA repair enzyme AdaA, whose amino-acid sequence MTILGTHCFSTDEEKWTATVTRDPRAGSDFVCVNTSAGEAVAAGFRHCTRCNPAAPAALKKYGSIIRDACALIERVEEPPSLDRLAEHVGLSRFYFHRLFKRHVGITPKEYVATYQLKKFKESLLKGMPIIEAIYEAGFTSTSRIYEKATRELGMTPAQFKAGGSGVVIRYTTMTSPFGQLLVAMTEKGTCSVDLGDSSARLLERLTASFANAVLVHAEAELKGLVARVTRIASFPHTDTELPTCILSTAFQRRIWKALQRVYPTELEKGAPPADSAIRAPVALGKPLQLLALTTTNTGWRPWFGEVPQEVPDTPAPAVLHRALRESRP is encoded by the coding sequence ATGACCATCCTGGGAACCCATTGTTTCTCGACCGACGAAGAAAAGTGGACTGCGACGGTAACGAGAGACCCGCGTGCCGGCTCCGATTTTGTTTGTGTCAATACGAGCGCTGGGGAAGCGGTCGCGGCGGGCTTCCGTCACTGCACTCGCTGCAACCCGGCCGCGCCTGCCGCCCTCAAGAAGTACGGGAGCATCATCCGGGATGCGTGCGCGCTCATCGAGCGGGTCGAAGAGCCGCCTTCGCTGGACCGCCTGGCGGAGCACGTGGGGCTCAGCCGGTTCTACTTCCACCGCCTCTTCAAGCGGCACGTCGGAATCACTCCGAAGGAGTACGTGGCGACGTACCAGCTCAAGAAGTTCAAGGAGTCACTGCTGAAGGGAATGCCCATCATCGAGGCCATCTACGAGGCGGGCTTCACCTCGACGAGCCGCATCTATGAAAAGGCCACCCGCGAGCTCGGCATGACACCCGCGCAGTTCAAGGCTGGCGGCAGCGGTGTGGTCATCCGCTATACAACCATGACCTCCCCGTTCGGCCAGCTCCTGGTGGCCATGACGGAAAAGGGAACGTGCTCCGTCGACCTCGGAGACTCCTCGGCCCGGCTGCTGGAGCGGCTCACCGCGAGCTTCGCGAACGCCGTCCTCGTCCACGCGGAAGCAGAGCTGAAGGGCCTCGTTGCGCGAGTCACCCGCATCGCGAGCTTCCCGCACACCGACACCGAGCTTCCCACCTGCATCCTGAGCACCGCGTTCCAACGGCGAATCTGGAAGGCCCTGCAGCGTGTCTACCCGACGGAGCTGGAGAAGGGAGCTCCCCCCGCGGACTCCGCCATCCGTGCTCCGGTCGCGCTCGGCAAGCCGCTCCAGCTCCTCGCGCTCACCACCACCAACACCGGCTGGAGGCCGTGGTTCGGGGAGGTGCCCCAGGAGGTCCCCGACACGCCGGCTCCCGCCGTGCTGCACCGGGCCTTGAGGGAGAGCCGCCCATGA
- a CDS encoding imm11 family protein — MPQRFFQLSDDVSVPGRWHLDTPTDDQGHEEDERRFNKGRAVEVTGRLKLPIEHAGKPLDFTEANLKVPVVHIRVASIFAELAPDDVQLIPVDIQGQPDQYLILVATRLVRCIDEQASRVQFWKPEDGLPHRVGKYYAVDDLHIDKSKVGTAKVFRLEGWAGTLVVSEDIKTAMERIGATGAKFEEV, encoded by the coding sequence ATGCCGCAACGTTTCTTCCAGCTCTCTGACGACGTCTCCGTCCCGGGCCGCTGGCACCTGGACACTCCGACGGACGACCAGGGACATGAGGAAGATGAACGGCGGTTCAACAAGGGACGTGCGGTCGAGGTAACGGGGCGCCTGAAACTCCCCATCGAGCATGCGGGGAAGCCGCTCGACTTCACCGAAGCAAATCTGAAGGTACCTGTCGTCCACATCCGGGTGGCGTCCATCTTCGCGGAACTGGCGCCCGACGACGTGCAACTCATCCCCGTCGACATCCAGGGTCAGCCGGACCAGTACCTCATCCTCGTGGCCACACGACTTGTCCGCTGCATTGACGAGCAGGCTTCCAGGGTGCAGTTCTGGAAGCCCGAGGATGGGCTGCCTCACAGGGTCGGCAAGTACTACGCCGTGGACGACCTGCACATCGACAAGTCGAAGGTGGGAACCGCCAAGGTCTTCCGTCTCGAAGGCTGGGCGGGAACGCTGGTCGTCTCCGAGGACATCAAGACGGCCATGGAGCGCATTGGGGCGACGGGCGCGAAGTTCGAAGAGGTGTAG